A genomic segment from Thermodesulfovibrionales bacterium encodes:
- a CDS encoding TlpA disulfide reductase family protein, producing MRRFPSRASSAVICLLALALFVLSCTREKERVLEEGKAPGFTLTDLQGTKVSLSGFRGKVVLLEFWATWCPPCRESIPELNRLYDKYRDKGLTVIGISMDKGGDVSSTVGSFMKEQGVVYPVLIDDGKVSALYGVTSIPAMFIVDKEGKMVKKFVGFIPGLAENLSREIEALL from the coding sequence ATGAGAAGATTTCCCTCAAGAGCATCTTCAGCAGTCATCTGTCTGCTGGCGCTGGCTCTTTTTGTATTGTCCTGCACGCGAGAAAAAGAGAGGGTCCTGGAAGAAGGCAAGGCGCCAGGCTTCACCCTCACTGATCTTCAGGGGACGAAGGTCAGCCTCTCCGGCTTCAGGGGGAAGGTTGTCCTCCTTGAGTTCTGGGCAACGTGGTGTCCTCCTTGCAGGGAATCGATACCGGAGCTGAACAGGCTCTATGACAAATACCGGGACAAGGGCTTAACCGTTATCGGCATATCCATGGATAAAGGTGGGGACGTCTCTTCCACCGTCGGGTCTTTTATGAAGGAGCAGGGCGTCGTCTATCCGGTATTGATTGATGATGGGAAGGTGAGCGCCCTCTATGGCGTGACGAGTATCCCCGCCATGTTCATCGTAGACAAAGAGGGGAAGATGGTGAAGAAGTTTGTCGGGTTCATTCCGGGACTCGCTGAAAACCTCTCCCGGGAGATCGAGGCACTCCTGTAA
- the trxA gene encoding thioredoxin, with protein MAEGILDVTGTSWDKEIVQNQGLTMVDFWAVWCGPCRMIAPTVEELAKEYAGRLKVAKLNTDENPDIASRYKIMGIPTIIFFKDGEKVDQVVGAVPKPQLKAKIDSLLAP; from the coding sequence ATGGCTGAAGGCATTCTTGATGTAACAGGCACGAGCTGGGATAAAGAGATTGTTCAGAATCAGGGTTTGACCATGGTCGATTTCTGGGCAGTGTGGTGCGGGCCCTGCCGGATGATAGCGCCCACCGTCGAGGAACTCGCAAAGGAATATGCAGGAAGACTCAAGGTGGCAAAACTGAACACCGATGAGAACCCGGACATCGCGAGTCGTTACAAGATCATGGGTATCCCGACCATCATCTTCTTTAAGGACGGCGAGAAAGTCGACCAGGTTGTCGGCGCGGTACCCAAACCGCAGCTCAAGGCAAAAATCGACTCCCTCCTTGCCCCCTGA